The following are encoded together in the Fibrobacter sp. UWB10 genome:
- a CDS encoding NUDIX domain-containing protein translates to MIEYTYSPEIAEADRPIILESRIYKDWLEKTQEKFVVTKVHFTSVDFLRKGRQPLFIKLDATATLPDGRPVHGIVLVRGNAVGVLVVLRCEGKKYLLLVKQPRFAISEQASLEIPAGILDWTGDYRKVALSELEEEAQIKADDSELIDLMDFWYKGKSDGFAASCGLLDERIRLYAIERDVTPEQLKAMDGKDQEYTEEIEWIKTVVLPYEEAAHEFIDGKNFIALFLYERWLDFRRENASLQTRD, encoded by the coding sequence ATGATCGAATATACCTATTCTCCTGAAATTGCCGAGGCAGATCGCCCGATTATCCTTGAATCCCGTATTTACAAGGATTGGCTGGAAAAGACCCAAGAAAAATTCGTAGTGACCAAGGTTCACTTTACGTCGGTGGATTTTTTACGCAAGGGTAGGCAACCGTTATTCATTAAGCTCGATGCTACGGCAACTCTCCCGGATGGGCGCCCGGTGCATGGCATTGTGCTTGTGCGTGGAAATGCCGTGGGTGTGCTCGTGGTGCTGCGCTGCGAAGGCAAAAAGTATTTGTTGCTGGTGAAGCAGCCGCGCTTTGCCATTAGCGAACAGGCTTCTCTCGAAATTCCGGCCGGTATTTTGGACTGGACGGGGGATTACCGCAAGGTAGCCTTGAGTGAACTCGAAGAAGAAGCCCAGATTAAGGCCGATGATTCTGAACTGATTGACTTGATGGATTTTTGGTATAAGGGCAAGAGCGACGGCTTTGCCGCGAGCTGCGGACTTTTAGATGAACGCATTCGTCTGTATGCCATTGAACGCGACGTGACGCCGGAACAGCTCAAAGCTATGGACGGCAAGGACCAGGAATACACCGAAGAAATCGAATGGATTAAAACGGTGGTGCTCCCTTACGAAGAAGCCGCCCACGAATTTATCGATGGAAAGAATTTTATTGCGCTCTTCTTGTACGAACGCTGGCTCGATTTTAGACGGGAGAACGCTTCGCTACAGACGAGAGACTAG
- the rimP gene encoding ribosome maturation factor RimP: MVAQKLDTLIAQACEAAGVTLVEQDMFRAGKRKTLRLYIDKPEGVTIDDCSNVSRHLSDALDADPDIIEGAYTLEVSSPGLDRPLKSVADFTRNIGRFLRVTRSTGKPVTGKLVAADEENLTLTLKGNAGDVVVPRSEVLVAKVDVQI, encoded by the coding sequence TTGGTAGCCCAGAAATTGGATACGTTAATCGCCCAGGCATGCGAAGCCGCCGGCGTGACATTGGTGGAACAGGACATGTTCCGCGCAGGCAAACGTAAAACGCTGCGCCTTTACATAGACAAGCCCGAAGGGGTGACAATCGATGATTGCTCGAACGTGAGCCGTCACCTCTCTGATGCCCTGGATGCTGATCCGGATATTATCGAAGGTGCCTACACTTTGGAAGTGTCGTCGCCGGGGTTAGACCGCCCCCTTAAGTCGGTTGCTGATTTTACCCGCAATATCGGACGATTCCTGCGAGTAACCCGCAGTACCGGTAAGCCTGTTACAGGCAAGCTCGTGGCTGCTGACGAAGAAAATTTGACGCTCACCCTGAAAGGCAATGCCGGTGACGTGGTTGTGCCCCGCAGCGAAGTGCTGGTGGCAAAAGTGGATGTACAAATATAA
- a CDS encoding FISUMP domain-containing protein — MKMFASKSILSFGKYFALMGLFAFFAACEDDSSSVKPIDDDPCSYDSSSSEKSSSSSKDNLQSSSSSQDDNSSSSANSSSSEQSLSESSSSESSSAKSSSSAEVSSSSVEESSSSAEVSSSSVEESGSSAEVSSSSVKESSSSAEVSSSSVKESSSSAGVSSSSVKESSSSAGVSSSSVEEYSSSVEVASSSSYEELTSNYLRKYFESPYIKYETMKDSRDQQTYRIMTFGSGDEAVVWMAQNLNYTPTSYDGDLYSNTKSEMKCPLGDGSLCSMAGRLYTWTAAMNLDKSYKNANAHADAAVDPVYHQGVCPVGWHMPTKKEFQFLYDLIDNLGKEGTALKSYKGWNSNGAGNDRIGLSFIPYGSSEGVFYGGVWTADENETLSGSPDMVYYTSAENVQYVETESMGYVRCVKNNERNYGTFKDARDGHVYKYTRIGSQTWMAENLEYKMSGSRCLEENNPSECSKNRRAYDLESALIACPSGWHLPDSTEWATLFSAVGGKDVAGLHLKSRKGWAKYFDEDVGDSLSGNGRDSFGFAIIPVGHGMLAFFDPNEASFNHWYSGDLAEFWSSSLNEEGTLAFAPCFMERIMGVCYPSYNVYETIRCVHD; from the coding sequence ATGAAGATGTTTGCTTCTAAAAGCATATTGTCGTTTGGGAAATACTTTGCCTTGATGGGGTTGTTTGCGTTTTTTGCGGCTTGTGAGGATGACTCCTCTTCCGTAAAGCCGATTGACGACGATCCCTGTTCTTATGATTCATCTTCGTCCGAAAAGTCGAGCAGTTCTTCCAAGGATAATTTGCAAAGTTCTTCTAGTTCGCAAGACGACAATTCAAGTAGTTCTGCCAATTCGTCTTCTTCGGAACAGTCTTTGTCAGAGTCATCATCCTCAGAGTCTTCTTCCGCTAAATCCAGCAGTTCGGCAGAAGTATCGAGTAGCTCTGTAGAAGAGTCCAGCAGTTCGGCAGAAGTATCGAGTAGCTCTGTAGAAGAGTCCGGCAGTTCGGCAGAAGTATCGAGTAGCTCTGTGAAAGAATCCAGCAGTTCGGCAGAAGTATCGAGTAGCTCTGTGAAAGAATCCAGCAGTTCGGCAGGAGTATCGAGTAGCTCTGTGAAAGAATCCAGCAGTTCGGCAGGAGTATCAAGTAGCTCTGTGGAAGAATACAGTAGCTCGGTTGAAGTAGCTAGCAGTTCCTCCTATGAGGAACTTACATCGAATTACTTAAGGAAGTATTTCGAAAGCCCGTATATCAAGTACGAAACGATGAAAGATAGCCGCGACCAGCAAACCTACAGGATTATGACGTTTGGTTCCGGCGACGAGGCCGTTGTCTGGATGGCGCAAAACCTGAACTATACTCCGACTTCTTACGATGGAGATCTTTATAGCAACACCAAATCCGAAATGAAGTGTCCCCTTGGTGATGGGAGCTTGTGCTCGATGGCCGGAAGGCTCTATACGTGGACGGCGGCGATGAATCTCGACAAATCGTACAAGAATGCAAATGCCCATGCAGATGCTGCTGTTGACCCAGTTTACCATCAGGGTGTTTGTCCGGTGGGTTGGCATATGCCCACGAAAAAAGAGTTCCAGTTCCTTTACGACCTGATCGATAATCTGGGCAAGGAAGGAACCGCGTTGAAGTCTTATAAAGGCTGGAATTCCAACGGTGCGGGTAACGACAGGATAGGACTTTCGTTTATTCCCTATGGTTCATCCGAGGGTGTCTTTTATGGGGGTGTATGGACTGCCGATGAAAATGAAACTCTGTCAGGAAGTCCCGACATGGTTTATTATACAAGTGCCGAGAATGTCCAGTATGTGGAAACCGAAAGCATGGGGTATGTGCGCTGTGTGAAGAACAATGAGCGAAATTATGGTACGTTCAAGGATGCGCGTGACGGTCATGTCTATAAGTATACCCGCATCGGAAGCCAGACCTGGATGGCGGAAAATTTGGAATATAAAATGAGCGGTAGTCGTTGCCTTGAAGAGAATAATCCAAGTGAGTGTTCAAAAAATCGTCGTGCGTATGATTTGGAAAGCGCTTTGATCGCATGCCCTTCGGGCTGGCACTTGCCGGATTCTACGGAATGGGCCACCTTGTTCAGTGCTGTGGGCGGTAAGGATGTTGCCGGGCTACATCTCAAGTCCCGGAAGGGCTGGGCAAAGTATTTCGACGAGGATGTGGGGGATTCGCTTAGCGGCAACGGGAGGGATTCTTTTGGTTTTGCCATTATTCCTGTCGGTCATGGTATGCTTGCTTTTTTTGATCCGAACGAAGCATCGTTCAACCACTGGTATTCCGGAGACTTGGCTGAATTTTGGAGTTCTTCGCTGAACGAAGAAGGAACACTAGCTTTTGCACCTTGTTTCATGGAAAGAATTATGGGGGTTTGTTATCCCTCGTACAATGTCTATGAGACTATTCGTTGCGTCCACGATTAA
- a CDS encoding M23 family metallopeptidase — MVSKIANALPLPGNVEEKPIETWDYQCKLYGGTPFVLKKGMAQCSWVLVDSIPVTRLPNSFLRYVGSLRKTEKSKLHWIAPTKDFGNALLVMHEDGENSVYLRYMKSDSSHVWISKSTGCKFPGVCPRLPLEWSALAIDEGFDFEGQESLLAMDVFSGIGEAPIYPVLSGRVLETGHDSLGYFVEIDHGYNVTSKTLGMGALGDSLSVGDTVGMESVLGRLSPKDSATFFLSVRLNGQFVRWNDFYASTHPVALDSLASFEKLHGF, encoded by the coding sequence TTGGTTTCGAAGATTGCCAATGCGCTTCCGCTGCCGGGGAATGTCGAAGAAAAACCGATTGAAACTTGGGACTACCAGTGCAAACTTTATGGCGGCACCCCGTTTGTGTTAAAGAAGGGAATGGCTCAGTGCTCGTGGGTGCTGGTCGATTCTATTCCGGTGACTCGCTTGCCGAATTCGTTCTTGCGTTATGTAGGCTCGTTGCGTAAAACGGAAAAGTCCAAACTTCATTGGATTGCGCCAACCAAGGACTTCGGGAACGCTCTGCTCGTTATGCACGAAGATGGTGAGAATTCGGTTTATTTACGTTATATGAAATCCGATTCCAGCCACGTATGGATTTCTAAAAGTACGGGTTGCAAATTCCCTGGTGTGTGCCCGAGGCTTCCGCTCGAATGGTCGGCGCTTGCGATTGACGAAGGCTTTGACTTCGAAGGCCAGGAATCTTTGTTGGCTATGGATGTTTTTAGCGGTATTGGTGAGGCTCCCATTTATCCGGTGCTTTCGGGTCGCGTGCTTGAAACCGGCCACGATTCGCTTGGTTACTTTGTCGAAATTGACCACGGCTACAACGTGACTAGCAAAACTTTGGGAATGGGTGCGCTTGGCGATTCGCTGTCGGTGGGCGATACCGTCGGTATGGAATCGGTGCTGGGTAGGCTTTCTCCAAAAGACAGCGCGACGTTCTTTTTGTCGGTTCGCTTGAATGGCCAGTTTGTGCGTTGGAACGATTTCTATGCATCGACGCATCCTGTCGCCTTAGATTCGCTGGCTTCGTTTGAAAAGTTGCATGGTTTTTAA
- the ychF gene encoding redox-regulated ATPase YchF, with the protein MGFKCGIVGLPNVGKSTIFNAITNAGAEAANYPFCTIEPNVGMVSVPDSRLDELVKVYNPKSIVPAVTEFVDIAGLVKGAAQGEGLGNQFLTHIRECEAIMEVIRCFDDENIVHVHGSVDPVRDVEIIETELILKDLDSVEKRLATEAKAARMGGAEAKARLAACEKLRDAFQEGKAARTVMHDSEEMELIVKDLALLTAKPLFYCANVKEDDILTGNAYVEKLKEYAAANGHEVIMISGKIEEELSAMEPADKVEFLKELGMKESGLDAVVRKGYEILGLRTFFTAGEKECRAWTFHAGYKAPQCAGVIHTDFERGFIRAETLSYEDFLKHGSWNAAKEAGLVRTEGKDYVVQDGDIMYFLFNV; encoded by the coding sequence ATGGGTTTTAAATGCGGTATCGTAGGCCTCCCCAACGTGGGCAAGTCCACCATCTTTAACGCCATCACCAACGCCGGCGCCGAAGCAGCCAACTATCCGTTCTGCACTATCGAACCGAACGTGGGCATGGTGAGCGTGCCGGACAGCCGCCTCGACGAACTGGTCAAGGTCTACAATCCGAAATCCATCGTTCCCGCCGTTACAGAATTTGTGGACATTGCAGGCCTTGTAAAGGGTGCCGCCCAGGGCGAAGGCCTCGGCAACCAGTTCCTGACCCACATTCGTGAATGCGAAGCCATCATGGAAGTCATCCGCTGCTTCGACGACGAAAACATCGTGCACGTGCATGGTTCTGTGGATCCGGTCCGCGACGTGGAAATCATCGAAACCGAACTGATTTTGAAGGACCTCGACTCTGTCGAAAAGCGCCTCGCTACCGAAGCCAAGGCAGCCCGTATGGGTGGTGCCGAAGCTAAGGCCCGCCTCGCCGCTTGCGAAAAGCTCCGCGACGCCTTCCAGGAAGGCAAGGCCGCCCGCACCGTGATGCACGACAGCGAAGAAATGGAACTCATCGTTAAAGATTTGGCCCTGTTGACCGCAAAGCCGCTCTTCTACTGCGCGAACGTCAAGGAAGACGACATCCTGACCGGTAACGCCTATGTGGAAAAGCTCAAAGAATACGCAGCCGCAAACGGCCACGAAGTCATCATGATCAGCGGCAAGATCGAAGAAGAACTTTCTGCGATGGAACCTGCGGACAAGGTGGAATTCCTGAAGGAACTCGGCATGAAGGAATCGGGCCTCGACGCCGTGGTTCGTAAGGGCTACGAAATTCTTGGACTGCGAACCTTCTTTACCGCTGGCGAAAAGGAATGCCGCGCTTGGACGTTCCATGCTGGCTACAAGGCTCCGCAGTGCGCAGGCGTGATTCACACCGACTTCGAACGTGGCTTCATTCGCGCCGAAACTTTGAGCTACGAAGACTTCCTGAAGCATGGCAGCTGGAACGCCGCCAAGGAAGCAGGCCTTGTCCGCACCGAAGGCAAGGACTACGTGGTACAGGATGGCGACATCATGTACTTCTTGTTCAATGTATAA
- a CDS encoding MATE family efflux transporter — protein sequence MAGQSSKTNIDMLNGPLGRKILRFAIPIALSSIFQQMFNLADVAVVGQFAGDKALAAVGANTFVINLLINLFVGLSVGANVVVANSIGERSYRSVTRSVHTSVMVAFFSGIFLSFVGIFFARPILELISTPADVLDMAVRYLQIYFAGMPFVMVYNFVSAVLRSKGDTKRPLYVLMVAGAVNVVLNLILVAGFDMGVSGVAIATVFANVISGVTLFYLLLHEVGPFKLEFWKLRVTPFFLSRILRVGIPTGLRGVVFSFSNVCLQSAINSLGSLTVAASSVALNYEFVVYYWLSSFSQACVTFVGQNFGAKNMERCRRSVRWTLLLGCSSTIVLSALCCIFAKPLLSVFTSNAEIIEIGSIRMYVVVGLLAINVFLDVFSGALSGMGKSLAPALTCMAGVCGIRILWVIFVFPKYKSFTSLMVVYPISWILTISVVMGIYFYHVKRIKF from the coding sequence ATGGCAGGGCAGTCGTCGAAGACGAATATAGATATGCTGAATGGGCCCCTCGGGAGAAAAATCCTGAGGTTTGCTATCCCTATTGCCTTGAGCAGTATTTTCCAGCAGATGTTCAACTTGGCAGACGTTGCCGTGGTCGGACAGTTTGCGGGCGACAAGGCTTTGGCTGCCGTGGGCGCTAACACCTTCGTCATCAACTTGCTAATTAACTTGTTCGTTGGCCTTTCTGTAGGCGCAAACGTGGTGGTGGCCAATTCCATTGGCGAACGCAGTTACCGTTCTGTGACCCGCAGCGTGCACACGTCGGTGATGGTCGCCTTCTTTAGCGGAATATTCCTTTCTTTTGTAGGCATCTTTTTTGCTAGGCCGATTCTTGAGTTGATTTCGACTCCGGCTGATGTGTTGGATATGGCGGTGCGTTACCTGCAAATCTATTTTGCGGGCATGCCCTTTGTGATGGTCTACAATTTTGTGTCTGCTGTCTTGCGTAGCAAGGGCGATACAAAGCGCCCGCTTTATGTGCTCATGGTGGCGGGCGCGGTGAATGTGGTGCTGAACCTGATTCTGGTGGCAGGCTTTGACATGGGCGTGTCGGGCGTGGCTATTGCGACCGTGTTTGCAAACGTCATCAGTGGTGTTACTTTGTTCTACCTCTTGTTGCATGAGGTGGGTCCTTTCAAACTGGAATTCTGGAAGTTGCGCGTGACGCCCTTCTTCTTGAGTCGCATTCTGCGCGTGGGAATTCCTACAGGGCTTCGCGGCGTCGTATTTTCGTTTAGCAATGTGTGCTTGCAGTCGGCTATCAATAGCCTCGGCTCTTTGACGGTGGCCGCTTCGTCTGTGGCGCTCAACTATGAATTCGTGGTGTATTACTGGCTAAGTTCTTTTTCCCAGGCGTGTGTTACCTTTGTCGGGCAAAACTTTGGCGCCAAGAATATGGAACGCTGCCGTCGCTCGGTCCGCTGGACGCTTCTGTTGGGCTGCTCTTCTACAATCGTGCTGAGTGCTCTCTGCTGTATTTTTGCAAAGCCCCTGTTGAGCGTGTTTACGTCTAACGCCGAAATCATTGAAATCGGTTCTATCCGCATGTATGTGGTGGTCGGACTCTTGGCAATAAATGTGTTCCTAGATGTGTTTTCGGGGGCGCTTTCGGGAATGGGCAAGTCCTTGGCTCCGGCGCTCACCTGCATGGCTGGGGTCTGCGGAATCCGTATTCTTTGGGTGATTTTCGTGTTCCCCAAGTACAAATCGTTTACTTCACTCATGGTTGTATACCCGATAAGCTGGATTCTTACGATTTCTGTTGTCATGGGAATCTATTTCTACCACGTGAAGCGTATCAAGTTTTAG
- a CDS encoding STAS domain-containing protein, translating to MPQLKNYREVGIFDLMSAPLNPIGAFDAEQFKKDVRELLAEKTDEKYLAVDLTGLDFVYSDAYNAFIQFQQEMEDRKGIFAVLTSNQTILVGLKKAGLDKNIMVFAYEEDMMSFSLQAQNPAASEPEVEVRDEPAPVASQNMGSTMGSIEVTPSHLDRRTGQHRRFTKSFNAIAKEDPADKSKKKGLDVPFDEEPSSAKTVVIVALLLLAAVGGAIAIFSL from the coding sequence ATGCCGCAATTAAAGAATTATCGCGAAGTTGGAATTTTTGATTTGATGTCCGCCCCCCTGAACCCGATTGGGGCGTTCGATGCCGAACAGTTTAAGAAAGACGTTCGCGAACTTCTCGCCGAAAAGACTGACGAAAAGTATTTAGCTGTCGATTTGACAGGACTCGATTTTGTCTATAGCGATGCCTATAACGCCTTTATCCAGTTCCAGCAGGAAATGGAAGACCGCAAGGGCATTTTTGCTGTTCTTACCAGCAACCAGACGATTCTCGTTGGCCTCAAGAAGGCCGGTCTCGACAAGAACATCATGGTGTTCGCTTACGAAGAAGACATGATGTCGTTCTCGTTGCAGGCTCAGAACCCGGCTGCAAGTGAACCCGAAGTTGAAGTCCGTGACGAACCGGCTCCGGTTGCTTCGCAGAATATGGGTAGCACCATGGGCTCTATCGAAGTGACTCCGTCTCACTTGGATCGTCGTACTGGCCAACACCGTAGATTTACCAAGAGTTTCAATGCAATTGCCAAGGAAGATCCTGCAGATAAGTCTAAAAAGAAGGGCTTGGACGTTCCGTTCGACGAAGAACCGTCTTCGGCCAAGACTGTGGTTATTGTTGCTTTGCTTTTGTTGGCTGCTGTAGGCGGTGCCATCGCGATTTTCAGCCTTTAG
- a CDS encoding tyrosine-type recombinase/integrase — translation MNLSEHIEQYLQYIADRRRFSPRTIDTYRKSLTKFIEHLGEGAAEFSLNAFSESSVKTFVWDLKMKQKLAPTSICEHLAALKSFGKYLVKSKISEKNPAENVPMPKRPKRLVNVLGQKDLAEEKFPELPEKPTLQQVRARILLELIYGSGLRISECQNLTWDRINEREFLVRVLGKGNKERIVPLTESFVGRIASYKQMQLEAGHLPTATGYVFLSEDGKPFGLRTLRNDIQKLLRDIGWEGKASPHVLRHSFATHLLENGAEIMSVKEMLGHSNISTTQVYTHVNAERLRAAFKKTHPRA, via the coding sequence ATGAACCTTTCGGAACACATAGAGCAATATTTACAATACATCGCGGATAGGCGACGCTTTTCGCCGCGTACCATAGACACCTACCGCAAGTCGCTCACGAAGTTCATCGAACACCTCGGCGAGGGTGCTGCCGAATTTTCACTCAACGCGTTCTCGGAATCTAGCGTCAAGACGTTCGTGTGGGACTTGAAGATGAAGCAGAAGCTTGCGCCCACGAGCATTTGCGAACACTTGGCCGCCTTAAAAAGTTTCGGCAAGTACCTAGTCAAGAGCAAGATTTCCGAAAAGAACCCGGCTGAAAACGTGCCCATGCCCAAGCGCCCCAAGCGCCTGGTGAATGTTCTTGGGCAAAAGGATTTGGCCGAAGAAAAATTCCCGGAACTTCCTGAAAAGCCAACCCTGCAGCAAGTTCGCGCCCGCATTCTGCTGGAACTCATTTACGGTTCGGGCCTGCGTATTTCGGAATGCCAGAACCTCACTTGGGACCGCATTAACGAAAGAGAATTCTTGGTGCGCGTACTCGGCAAGGGCAACAAGGAACGAATCGTTCCCCTAACCGAAAGCTTTGTCGGGAGAATCGCCAGTTACAAACAAATGCAACTGGAGGCAGGGCACCTGCCGACGGCCACGGGCTACGTATTCTTGAGCGAAGACGGCAAGCCTTTCGGCCTGCGCACGCTCCGAAACGACATTCAAAAACTGCTCCGCGACATCGGCTGGGAAGGTAAAGCCAGCCCGCACGTGCTACGCCATAGCTTTGCTACGCACCTGCTCGAAAACGGAGCCGAAATCATGAGCGTCAAAGAGATGCTCGGGCATTCGAACATCTCCACCACTCAGGTTTATACACATGTAAATGCAGAACGCCTGCGCGCCGCCTTCAAGAAGACGCACCCGCGAGCCTGA